A genomic region of Methanothermobacter sp. CaT2 contains the following coding sequences:
- the tfrA gene encoding fumarate reductase (CoM/CoB) subunit TfrA, with the protein MESQVYECDVLIIGSGGAGCRAAIEVSEHNLTPLIVSKGLSFKSGCTGMAEGGYNAAFACVDPEDSPDVHFEDTMRGGGFLNDPQLVRILVDEAPDRLRDLETYGALFDRQESGLLDQRPFGGQTYRRTCYQGDRTGHEMITALKEEVIRRDIETVEEIMITSLLVEEDRVLGAMGVSIRDSTTVAFRASSTILAAGGAGHIYPVTSNTIQKGGDGFSVAWKAGADLIDMEQVQFHPTGMVYPESRRGVLVTEAVRGEGGILLNSEGERFMKRYDPRGELATRDVVARAIYTEIMEGRGTGNGGVYLDVSHLPDEVIEEKLETMLLQFQDVGIDIRSEPMEVAPTAHHFMGGVRIDEWGRTNLRNLFAAGEVTGGVHGANRLGGNALADTQVFGRRAGIAAARNAIKSAPASIRSAVEEEEYRIKSMVAEGSHSPSEIRDRLHEAMWNGVAIVRSRESLESARAVIQDLTTMMGDLNVPETSGFNTYLIEALELENMLVTSSMVVESALIREESRGSHYRKDFPETRPEWLKSIVLNRTRRPGFIERGLKSA; encoded by the coding sequence ATGGAAAGTCAAGTCTATGAATGTGATGTTCTGATAATAGGCTCAGGTGGAGCTGGCTGCAGGGCAGCCATAGAAGTTTCTGAACACAATCTCACGCCATTAATAGTTTCAAAGGGATTATCATTTAAATCAGGATGCACTGGAATGGCTGAAGGAGGATACAACGCTGCATTTGCATGTGTTGACCCCGAGGACAGTCCGGATGTGCACTTCGAGGACACCATGAGGGGTGGAGGATTCCTCAATGACCCCCAGCTTGTCCGCATACTTGTGGATGAGGCACCCGACAGGTTGAGGGACCTTGAAACATATGGAGCCCTCTTTGACAGACAGGAATCCGGGCTGCTTGACCAGAGGCCCTTTGGGGGGCAGACCTACAGGAGGACATGCTACCAGGGGGACCGCACCGGCCATGAGATGATAACAGCCCTCAAGGAGGAGGTCATACGACGGGATATAGAGACAGTTGAGGAGATCATGATAACATCCCTCCTTGTGGAGGAGGACCGTGTACTGGGAGCCATGGGTGTATCCATAAGGGACTCAACCACTGTGGCCTTCAGGGCGTCTTCAACCATCCTGGCAGCCGGCGGGGCCGGCCACATCTACCCCGTTACATCCAACACCATCCAGAAGGGCGGGGATGGATTTTCAGTGGCATGGAAGGCAGGGGCTGACCTAATAGACATGGAACAGGTCCAGTTCCACCCCACGGGCATGGTCTACCCCGAGTCAAGGAGAGGGGTCCTTGTGACAGAGGCCGTGAGGGGTGAGGGCGGAATACTCCTCAACAGTGAGGGGGAGAGGTTCATGAAGAGATACGACCCCCGAGGTGAACTGGCGACAAGGGATGTTGTTGCAAGGGCAATCTACACCGAGATCATGGAGGGGAGGGGCACCGGGAATGGTGGAGTCTACCTTGATGTCAGCCACCTGCCCGATGAGGTCATAGAGGAGAAGCTTGAGACCATGCTCCTCCAGTTCCAGGATGTTGGTATTGATATAAGGTCCGAGCCAATGGAAGTGGCACCCACAGCACACCACTTCATGGGAGGCGTCAGGATAGATGAGTGGGGCAGGACAAACCTCAGGAACCTCTTTGCAGCCGGTGAGGTTACCGGTGGTGTCCATGGAGCCAACAGACTGGGCGGCAATGCACTGGCGGATACCCAGGTATTTGGAAGGAGGGCCGGGATAGCAGCTGCAAGGAACGCCATCAAATCAGCCCCGGCGTCTATCAGGTCTGCTGTTGAGGAGGAGGAATACCGTATAAAGTCAATGGTGGCCGAAGGATCACACAGCCCATCCGAGATAAGGGACAGGCTCCATGAGGCCATGTGGAACGGTGTTGCCATAGTAAGGAGCCGTGAATCCCTTGAATCAGCCAGAGCAGTTATCCAGGACCTCACGACGATGATGGGAGATCTGAATGTCCCTGAGACGTCTGGCTTTAACACCTACCTCATCGAGGCCCTCGAACTTGAAAATATGCTTGTAACCTCATCAATGGTGGTGGAATCAGCCCTGATAAGGGAGGAGAGCAGGGGATCCCATTACAGGAAGGATTTCCCTGAAACCAGACCTGAATGGCTTAAGAGCATAGTCCTCAACAGGACCAGAAGACCCGGCTTCATAGAGAGGGGCCTTAAATCAGCCTAG
- the ribB gene encoding 3,4-dihydroxy-2-butanone-4-phosphate synthase, translated as MEIVIMIQEALKALRRGEIVLVFDADNRERETDMIVAAEKIKPEHIRIMRNDAGGLICVPVSWENSEKLGIPYMTDIMEEASGRYPVLGKLSPHDIPYDEKSAFSITVNHRKTFTGITDNDRALTIGELAGICRDDRHESFGDLFRSPGHVTLLRAADGHVLRRGGHTEMSIALMEMAGLTGVAVCCEMMDDRTGNSLSTEDAMKYAKEHDLIFMSGADLIESYMEFRS; from the coding sequence ATGGAGATTGTGATTATGATTCAGGAAGCCCTTAAAGCACTTAGAAGGGGAGAAATAGTCCTTGTATTTGATGCAGATAACCGTGAAAGAGAAACAGACATGATCGTTGCTGCTGAGAAGATAAAACCGGAGCATATAAGGATCATGAGGAACGACGCCGGGGGACTCATATGTGTGCCTGTCTCCTGGGAAAACTCAGAGAAGCTTGGAATACCCTACATGACCGATATAATGGAGGAGGCGTCAGGGAGGTACCCGGTCCTGGGAAAACTATCCCCCCATGACATACCCTACGATGAGAAGTCCGCCTTCTCCATAACCGTGAATCACAGGAAGACCTTCACCGGTATAACCGACAATGACCGTGCCCTCACCATAGGGGAACTTGCAGGGATCTGCAGGGATGATAGACATGAGAGCTTCGGCGACCTCTTCAGGTCCCCAGGTCATGTCACCCTCCTCCGGGCCGCTGATGGCCATGTACTAAGGAGGGGGGGTCACACCGAGATGAGCATAGCCCTCATGGAGATGGCCGGACTTACCGGTGTTGCTGTCTGCTGTGAGATGATGGATGACAGGACAGGTAACTCGCTTTCAACAGAGGACGCCATGAAATACGCAAAGGAACATGACCTTATTTTCATGAGCGGTGCAGACCTTATTGAATCATACATGGAGTTCAGATCATAG
- the ala gene encoding alanine dehydrogenase: protein MEKTVVLTRSDVEGLLNMDDCLKAVEGAFVQEALGRVQMPPKMYLFFRRYNGDLRVMPSYLEELEMAGVKCVNVHPSNPDRHSLPTVMAVIELVDPETGFPIALMDGTHITDMRTGAAGGVSVKYLASRDASMLGIIGAGRQAWTQLMAISRVADLEEVSVYCRTPSTREKFALRASREYEVPVMAATEPREAVEGMDIVVTVTPSRSPVVMADWVSPGTHICAMGADAPGKQELDPLILKNARVFYDSLEQATHSGEINVPITEGILGVDDLQGSLRDVMTGKIEGRTSPADVTVFDSTGLSIQDITTAWMVYERAVADEVGLEVDLQG from the coding sequence ATGGAAAAAACAGTTGTGCTAACCAGGAGTGATGTTGAAGGCCTTCTTAACATGGACGACTGCCTGAAGGCGGTTGAGGGTGCCTTTGTCCAGGAGGCCCTTGGGAGGGTTCAGATGCCCCCTAAGATGTACCTGTTCTTCAGGAGATACAATGGAGACCTCCGTGTCATGCCATCCTACCTCGAGGAGCTTGAGATGGCCGGTGTTAAGTGCGTCAATGTGCACCCCTCAAACCCGGATAGACATTCCCTGCCAACGGTAATGGCTGTCATAGAGCTTGTGGACCCTGAAACAGGGTTTCCCATTGCACTCATGGATGGAACCCATATAACCGATATGAGAACGGGTGCCGCTGGCGGTGTATCGGTGAAGTACCTTGCATCCAGGGACGCGTCAATGCTCGGGATAATCGGCGCCGGAAGGCAGGCCTGGACCCAGCTCATGGCAATCAGCAGGGTGGCGGATCTTGAGGAGGTCAGCGTCTACTGCAGGACACCGTCAACGCGTGAAAAATTTGCATTAAGGGCTTCAAGGGAATATGAAGTCCCCGTGATGGCCGCTACAGAGCCAAGGGAGGCTGTTGAGGGTATGGACATCGTTGTAACCGTCACTCCATCAAGGAGTCCTGTGGTCATGGCAGACTGGGTGTCGCCGGGTACGCACATATGTGCCATGGGTGCAGACGCCCCAGGGAAGCAGGAACTGGACCCTCTGATACTAAAAAATGCCCGTGTATTCTATGACAGCCTGGAGCAAGCAACCCACAGCGGAGAAATAAACGTGCCCATCACCGAGGGGATCCTCGGGGTGGATGACCTCCAGGGAAGCCTGAGGGATGTTATGACAGGCAAGATTGAGGGTAGAACTTCACCCGCTGATGTGACCGTATTTGATTCGACTGGCCTCTCCATTCAGGATATAACCACAGCATGGATGGTCTATGAGAGGGCCGTTGCCGATGAAGTGGGTCTGGAGGTGGATCTTCAGGGATGA
- a CDS encoding AAA family ATPase: MRIGLVCIRGSVPAFENFGFLPTDIVGSNGLVNGSRAHRVLDGIIIPGGSIVESGSLSPELAFEIRRMASDGKFVLGICSGFQALAERTDIGRKSPCPVYREGLGLLNVTFHPMISNDRVETTITGESFLTSGMSGERITGFHCHTYGEIRGDAPEIMRSRIVRADYHERPGEILSGVCSDDGNVAGTMVHGCLDENQALVSNILKFLDADETARERILEANRKLREALRSELGISTGIRVMDRGGTRGTPPAIMIASTGSDSGKTFILTGLAGALRRRGLRVGVIKVGPDVRDIVPALYLIKEPMEEHSSIRIGRLGWMELRDVLESVRGRYDIILIEGVMSILTGLLNDITPYSGAEIALAAGIPVIMVAGCSKGGIESAVVDLDAHISVLEGLGLEVFCGILNRVYDMDIFERASGGRYLAIPRVEMSERGGTPEVEIKLEDFCLKAMETVEEHLDVDTLISFAKKPEFRGYMGPEEIKKVFSP, encoded by the coding sequence ATGAGGATTGGACTCGTCTGTATCAGGGGATCGGTCCCTGCCTTTGAGAACTTCGGATTTCTCCCCACCGATATAGTTGGAAGCAATGGTCTTGTAAACGGTTCAAGGGCCCACAGGGTCCTGGACGGGATCATAATACCGGGGGGAAGTATCGTTGAGTCAGGAAGCCTTTCACCTGAACTTGCATTTGAGATAAGAAGGATGGCATCGGACGGAAAATTTGTCCTGGGTATATGCTCAGGATTCCAGGCCCTGGCAGAGAGGACAGATATAGGGAGAAAATCGCCATGCCCTGTTTACAGGGAGGGCCTCGGGCTCCTCAACGTAACATTCCACCCCATGATAAGCAACGACAGGGTGGAGACCACCATAACCGGCGAGTCCTTCCTGACCTCAGGGATGTCAGGTGAGAGGATAACTGGATTCCACTGCCACACCTACGGTGAGATACGGGGTGATGCACCTGAGATAATGAGGTCCCGCATAGTCAGGGCAGACTATCATGAAAGGCCAGGGGAGATCCTATCAGGGGTCTGCAGTGATGATGGTAACGTGGCAGGGACCATGGTCCATGGATGCCTCGATGAGAACCAGGCCCTTGTCAGTAACATCCTCAAATTCCTTGATGCGGATGAAACTGCAAGGGAGAGGATACTTGAAGCCAACAGGAAACTGCGGGAAGCTCTGAGATCTGAGCTCGGGATATCAACGGGGATACGTGTTATGGATAGGGGCGGGACGAGGGGCACCCCACCAGCCATAATGATAGCATCCACGGGTTCAGACTCCGGCAAAACATTCATATTAACGGGCCTTGCAGGCGCCCTGAGGAGGAGGGGCCTCAGGGTGGGCGTTATCAAGGTGGGACCCGATGTCAGGGACATAGTCCCGGCCCTCTACCTCATAAAGGAGCCCATGGAGGAGCACTCATCCATAAGGATAGGGCGCCTGGGCTGGATGGAGCTCAGGGATGTCCTTGAATCTGTGAGGGGAAGGTACGACATAATACTCATCGAGGGCGTTATGAGCATCCTCACAGGGCTCCTGAACGATATAACACCCTACTCCGGGGCTGAGATTGCCTTGGCAGCAGGTATCCCTGTGATCATGGTGGCAGGTTGCAGCAAGGGGGGTATAGAGTCTGCGGTGGTTGATCTTGACGCCCACATATCGGTACTTGAGGGACTGGGCCTTGAGGTCTTCTGCGGGATACTCAACAGGGTCTATGATATGGATATATTTGAGAGGGCATCAGGCGGAAGGTACCTCGCCATCCCGAGGGTAGAGATGAGTGAGAGGGGCGGCACACCCGAGGTTGAGATAAAACTTGAGGACTTCTGCCTGAAGGCCATGGAGACCGTGGAGGAGCACCTTGATGTTGATACCCTCATCAGCTTCGCAAAAAAACCAGAATTCAGGGGTTACATGGGCCCTGAAGAAATCAAAAAGGTATTCAGTCCCTGA
- a CDS encoding LysE family translocator, which yields MISILLFTLTSFLIGLSGAMAPGPLLTVTVSDSIRRGFRAGPLLVAGHVLGEALLVTLILMGLGYILRSGPAPAILGTAGGAVLIWMGILGFRDSEDTENIPEGGSILRGAIISFANPYFFLWWGAVGAALMYRGLELAGVLGLLAFLAGHWSSDLTWYSLVSFLSSRKSFRMDGRPYKIVMMVLSLFLILFGVYFLIESLKTISGYS from the coding sequence ATGATCAGTATCCTGCTATTCACCCTGACATCATTTCTGATTGGACTATCCGGGGCCATGGCCCCCGGACCCCTCCTTACCGTGACTGTTTCAGATTCCATCAGGAGGGGATTCAGGGCCGGACCCCTCCTTGTGGCCGGCCATGTCCTCGGAGAGGCTCTCCTTGTTACTCTGATACTGATGGGCCTGGGTTATATCCTCAGATCAGGCCCTGCTCCAGCCATCCTCGGGACTGCAGGTGGAGCAGTCCTCATATGGATGGGAATCCTTGGTTTCAGGGATTCTGAAGACACTGAAAATATCCCTGAGGGGGGGTCAATCCTTCGGGGGGCCATCATAAGCTTTGCGAACCCATACTTCTTCCTGTGGTGGGGTGCGGTGGGCGCTGCCCTGATGTACAGGGGACTGGAGCTTGCAGGCGTCCTTGGACTCCTGGCATTCCTCGCAGGTCACTGGTCATCTGACCTCACATGGTACAGTCTCGTATCATTCCTCTCATCAAGAAAATCCTTCAGAATGGATGGAAGACCTTACAAAATTGTTATGATGGTTTTAAGTCTATTCCTGATTCTTTTTGGAGTCTACTTCTTAATTGAAAGCCTGAAGACCATTTCAGGGTATTCCTAG
- the gatA gene encoding Asp-tRNA(Asn)/Glu-tRNA(Gln) amidotransferase subunit GatA, producing the protein METVDKVDMIKNHGLTASENLEKFLKRIEAKNDDINAFLEVRGEEAIKRAEEIDARIASGKETGKLAGLVIGVKSNINVEDFNISAASKTLENYTGSYDATVIRRIKEEDGIIIGMTNMDEFAAGSSTETSFFGPTDNPAAPGRIPGGSSGGSAAAVAAGMCDLALGSDTGGSIRNPASHCGVMGFKPTYGAVSRQGLLDLAMSFDQIGPLAADVSGISLALDVISGYDPADPTTLDSSPDLEVERELKGLRVGVVREFLEVTDEAIDEVIQGKLGAMEDEGAEIVELEFGYIDLCLPTYYLINYVEFFSATRKYDGRKYGHRIEDVCGPEVLRRIHMGSYISQKELSGKYYKRALQARSLIRREITGLLSNVDMIAGPTVPKLPHTLGEELEPMEMYAYDVLTVIANLAGIPAASIPAGDVGGVPVGLQLQAKPGDDGMILSAMREIASL; encoded by the coding sequence ATGGAAACTGTTGATAAGGTTGATATGATTAAGAATCATGGCCTGACCGCATCAGAAAATCTTGAAAAATTCCTTAAGAGGATTGAGGCAAAAAACGATGACATCAACGCCTTCCTGGAGGTTAGGGGTGAAGAGGCGATTAAGAGGGCTGAGGAGATAGACGCCAGGATAGCCTCCGGCAAGGAGACAGGGAAACTGGCGGGCCTGGTGATAGGAGTTAAAAGCAACATCAACGTGGAGGACTTCAACATATCAGCAGCTTCAAAGACCCTCGAAAATTACACTGGAAGCTACGACGCAACTGTTATAAGGCGCATAAAGGAAGAAGACGGTATAATAATCGGCATGACCAACATGGATGAATTCGCTGCCGGGAGTTCAACCGAGACATCATTCTTCGGTCCAACAGACAATCCAGCAGCCCCTGGGAGGATCCCGGGAGGTTCAAGTGGTGGGAGTGCTGCTGCAGTGGCTGCTGGCATGTGTGACCTGGCACTGGGATCAGATACAGGGGGTTCAATAAGGAATCCAGCATCGCACTGCGGTGTAATGGGCTTCAAACCAACCTACGGGGCAGTATCCAGACAGGGCCTCCTGGACCTCGCCATGAGCTTTGACCAGATAGGACCTCTGGCAGCAGATGTATCCGGGATCTCACTTGCACTGGATGTCATCTCAGGTTATGACCCGGCAGACCCCACAACCCTGGACAGTTCACCGGACCTTGAGGTGGAGAGGGAACTGAAGGGCCTCAGGGTCGGTGTTGTGAGGGAGTTCCTTGAGGTCACAGATGAGGCAATAGACGAGGTTATTCAGGGGAAACTCGGAGCCATGGAGGATGAGGGCGCCGAGATAGTTGAACTGGAATTTGGATACATAGACCTCTGTCTCCCCACCTACTACCTCATAAACTACGTTGAATTCTTTTCAGCCACCAGGAAGTATGACGGCAGAAAGTACGGCCACAGGATAGAGGATGTCTGCGGTCCGGAGGTCCTCCGGAGGATACATATGGGTTCCTACATCAGCCAGAAGGAACTATCTGGAAAATACTACAAGAGGGCCCTCCAGGCAAGATCCCTCATAAGGAGGGAGATAACAGGGCTTCTCAGCAATGTTGACATGATAGCGGGGCCAACGGTTCCAAAGCTACCCCACACACTGGGTGAGGAGCTTGAACCAATGGAGATGTACGCCTACGATGTCCTCACGGTCATAGCTAACCTGGCAGGTATACCCGCTGCAAGCATACCGGCAGGGGATGTGGGCGGAGTCCCTGTTGGCCTGCAGCTCCAGGCAAAGCCAGGAGACGATGGCATGATCTTATCAGCCATGAGGGAGATTGCGTCACTGTAA
- a CDS encoding DUF120 domain-containing protein, with protein sequence MKSGFGEGAYFITRSVYRDQFREKLGFDPFPGTLNIEVGDSEIVERIREGAPVIQGGGGFGDVLYVKALLNGVVEGAILFPLKTHHRPGCLEFVAPVNLRKTLKLRDGDTVSLDIDTSEIQE encoded by the coding sequence GTGAAATCAGGTTTCGGTGAGGGGGCCTACTTCATAACCCGTAGCGTATACCGGGACCAGTTCAGGGAGAAACTGGGCTTCGATCCCTTCCCCGGCACCCTCAACATAGAGGTCGGTGACTCTGAAATTGTGGAGAGGATAAGGGAGGGGGCCCCTGTGATACAGGGAGGCGGCGGCTTTGGTGATGTCCTCTACGTTAAGGCCCTGCTCAACGGGGTGGTTGAGGGGGCCATACTCTTCCCCCTTAAGACCCATCACCGGCCGGGGTGTCTTGAATTTGTGGCCCCTGTGAACCTCAGAAAAACCCTTAAATTAAGGGATGGAGATACCGTTAGCCTGGATATAGACACCAGTGAAATTCAGGAATAA
- a CDS encoding HAD family hydrolase — protein sequence MKAVVFDNSGTLIRRYRALKDLKTGKICDSMNSLDVVDYRDRRALVVLQTDPSTCIVNARPHQTIYEFIERNHIRFNISYANTAVDPGEILEVLRDDPATVGDIQDTIDAVAGKNYNIQICSGSGFIVNMDRGRVDFTITAGGKLFPEVPHVIGELMDRKIDIYIASGDRKGSLMELAKLLGIPTENVFDTADTERKARIIRELRGRYSKVVMVGNGINDILALREADIGVLTLQQREHVPQRLIEAADYVIENIGELLDIDI from the coding sequence ATGAAGGCCGTTGTTTTTGATAATTCAGGGACACTCATAAGGAGGTACAGAGCCCTCAAGGATCTTAAAACCGGTAAGATATGTGACAGCATGAACTCACTTGATGTTGTTGATTACCGGGACCGTAGAGCACTCGTGGTACTTCAGACGGACCCATCCACCTGTATAGTGAATGCCAGGCCCCACCAGACAATCTACGAATTCATAGAGAGGAACCATATAAGGTTCAATATAAGCTACGCCAACACCGCAGTTGATCCCGGTGAAATCCTTGAGGTCCTAAGGGATGACCCGGCCACCGTGGGGGACATACAGGATACCATAGATGCTGTTGCAGGGAAGAACTACAACATACAGATATGCAGCGGTTCAGGTTTCATCGTCAACATGGACCGGGGGAGGGTGGATTTCACCATAACAGCAGGAGGAAAGCTCTTCCCGGAGGTCCCCCATGTTATCGGTGAACTCATGGACAGGAAAATCGACATATACATTGCATCGGGGGACAGGAAGGGGTCCCTCATGGAACTTGCAAAGCTCCTGGGAATCCCCACTGAAAACGTATTTGACACTGCAGACACCGAGAGGAAGGCAAGGATAATACGTGAACTCCGGGGGAGGTACAGCAAGGTCGTTATGGTGGGTAATGGCATCAACGACATCCTTGCACTTAGGGAGGCCGATATAGGGGTTCTTACACTCCAGCAGAGGGAGCATGTCCCCCAGAGGCTTATAGAAGCCGCTGATTATGTAATAGAGAATATAGGAGAGCTGCTGGATATAGATATCTGA
- the sepS gene encoding O-phosphoserine--tRNA ligase, whose amino-acid sequence MKRKDIVKLSRRDFERAWLESGKSLRKPHHDMQYPRLRFETGKSHVLYDTIWMIREAYLRLGFSEMVNPLLIDEEHIYRQFGPEAPAVLDRCFYLGGLPRPDIGLGAGRIQMIEDMGIDVSDEKLENLKEVFRSYKKGDLSGDDLVLEVSNALEVESHDGLRVLERVFPEIRDLKPVSGRTTLRSHMTSGWFISLQNIHDRYRMPLKLFSIDRCFRREQKEDSSHLMTYHSASCVVVDHEVPLDVGKAVAEGLLEHLGFSRFRFRPDEKKSKYYIPGTQTEVYAYHPLLKEWVEVATFGLYSPIALSMYGIDQEVMNLGVGVERVAMILNQASDVREMVYPQIYGEWRLSDRDIAEMLRINLHPVTSDGRMLMDRIVKTWRAHADAPSPCSFEVYSGEFLGRRIEVSALEVEENTRLLGPAVWNTVYIHDGNILGVPPGTELDSELITRARKEGLNTGITYMEALAAEAAYRIEEMVVSGAEEVEVRSTIARSLSDLNLTLEDTAMRYITGKNREIDLRGPLFSTIRCRLRG is encoded by the coding sequence TTGAAAAGAAAGGATATAGTGAAGCTTTCAAGGAGGGACTTTGAAAGGGCATGGCTTGAAAGTGGGAAGAGTCTAAGGAAACCCCACCATGACATGCAGTATCCACGCCTCCGATTCGAAACCGGAAAATCGCACGTACTCTATGATACCATCTGGATGATAAGGGAGGCCTACCTGCGCCTCGGATTCAGTGAAATGGTGAACCCTCTCCTCATAGATGAGGAGCACATATACCGCCAGTTCGGGCCCGAGGCCCCTGCAGTCCTGGACAGGTGCTTCTACCTCGGGGGTCTCCCAAGACCCGATATCGGACTCGGGGCCGGTAGGATCCAGATGATAGAGGATATGGGCATAGATGTGTCTGATGAGAAGCTAGAAAACCTGAAGGAGGTCTTCAGGTCATACAAGAAGGGGGATCTTTCAGGGGACGACCTCGTCCTCGAGGTATCCAATGCCCTTGAAGTTGAGAGCCACGATGGTCTGAGGGTCCTTGAAAGGGTCTTCCCTGAGATAAGGGACCTCAAACCCGTTTCAGGGAGAACCACCCTCAGGTCCCACATGACATCAGGATGGTTCATATCACTCCAGAACATCCACGACAGGTACAGGATGCCACTAAAGCTTTTCTCCATCGACCGCTGCTTCCGGAGGGAGCAGAAGGAGGACTCCAGTCATCTGATGACCTATCACTCCGCCTCCTGTGTGGTGGTGGACCATGAGGTCCCCCTTGATGTGGGGAAGGCCGTTGCAGAGGGGCTCCTCGAGCACCTGGGATTTTCAAGGTTCAGGTTCCGCCCGGATGAGAAGAAGTCCAAGTACTACATACCCGGCACCCAGACAGAGGTCTACGCCTACCACCCCCTCCTTAAGGAGTGGGTTGAGGTGGCAACATTCGGCCTCTATTCACCGATAGCCCTCTCCATGTACGGGATAGACCAGGAGGTCATGAACCTCGGGGTGGGGGTTGAAAGGGTTGCCATGATCCTCAACCAGGCAAGCGACGTGCGTGAAATGGTCTACCCCCAGATATACGGTGAATGGCGACTGTCTGACAGGGACATCGCCGAGATGCTCAGGATAAACCTCCACCCTGTAACCTCAGATGGCCGTATGCTCATGGATAGGATAGTCAAAACCTGGAGGGCCCATGCAGACGCCCCGTCCCCCTGCAGCTTCGAGGTCTACAGTGGGGAATTCCTTGGGCGGAGGATAGAGGTGAGTGCCCTTGAGGTGGAGGAGAACACGCGGCTGCTGGGACCCGCAGTATGGAACACCGTTTACATACATGATGGGAACATCCTGGGTGTGCCACCTGGAACCGAGCTCGACAGCGAACTCATTACCAGGGCCAGAAAGGAGGGCCTGAACACCGGTATAACATACATGGAGGCCCTTGCAGCCGAGGCAGCCTACCGCATAGAGGAGATGGTTGTAAGTGGCGCCGAGGAGGTTGAGGTGAGGAGCACAATAGCAAGATCCCTCTCTGACCTGAACCTCACCCTTGAGGACACCGCCATGAGGTACATAACCGGTAAAAACCGGGAGATCGACCTGAGGGGACCGCTGTTCTCAACAATAAGGTGCAGGTTAAGGGGGTGA
- a CDS encoding ATPase domain-containing protein, whose protein sequence is MERLKIGINGLDDTIGGFPMGRSVLITGEPGCGKTIFGLRFAISSCMEGYNTVYITAEEDANDLHIQANSFGWNTQELEEKGLLNFIELTGIRARITEAELSMDMDPMKGNFTKIIHDIPPEAEVVVIDSLGGYTAKLTAYEFRNQFDLLVYELKQRGITSVIILDSATSKEFNELALFSVYGAIKLGRREKPLHRSQGANNGHSQDEKHQNTPPVPHI, encoded by the coding sequence ATGGAGAGGCTGAAGATAGGGATCAATGGACTTGATGATACCATAGGCGGTTTCCCCATGGGGAGATCCGTTCTGATAACAGGGGAGCCCGGGTGTGGTAAGACCATCTTCGGGCTGCGGTTTGCCATAAGCAGCTGCATGGAGGGTTACAACACCGTCTACATAACAGCAGAGGAGGATGCCAATGACCTCCACATACAGGCAAACTCCTTCGGCTGGAACACCCAGGAGCTGGAGGAGAAGGGGCTCCTCAACTTCATAGAACTTACAGGTATAAGGGCAAGGATAACCGAGGCAGAGCTAAGCATGGACATGGACCCCATGAAGGGCAACTTCACCAAGATAATACATGACATACCCCCTGAGGCCGAGGTGGTTGTCATAGACAGTCTGGGTGGCTACACAGCCAAACTCACAGCCTATGAATTCAGGAACCAGTTTGATCTCCTCGTATATGAGCTCAAACAGAGGGGTATAACATCCGTCATAATACTGGACAGTGCAACCTCCAAGGAGTTCAATGAACTTGCTCTCTTCTCGGTATACGGCGCCATAAAACTTGGTAGAAGGGAAAAACCCCTACACCGGTCGCAGGGAGCGAATAATGGACATAGTCAAGATGAGAAGCACCAAAACACCCCTCCAGTTCCTCACATATGA